Proteins found in one Pararge aegeria chromosome 12, ilParAegt1.1, whole genome shotgun sequence genomic segment:
- the LOC120627922 gene encoding fatty acid synthase-like: MAPTPKNLSSWEERGPVSNTLGEKIVISGMSGLYPGSHSIKDLSNVLYNKINPIRKENPRWKYEHPEVAQYTGQVPGLPQFDAQFFKVHYRLGNNMDPMARKMLEQSYQAIYDAGLCPEELSGKKIGVYVGTCFSESEKASFYTAGSKTGFGIAGCSKAMFANRISYWLNAKGPSMNIDDGCCSSTEALEQAYLAINRGECEAAIVGGANLCLHPQSSIHYGRTVKLSMDGKTKSFDTEAAGCVMAEAINILFIQKAKDALRIYTEVVHVKCRFTSILQDEQEGPKYGFYRDPENMANFINTFYDETQIPPQAVEYVEAFGSAVPEADKAELEAIEKVYCNNRKDPLFVGSVMSNIGYGGAASGISAITKVILGYHSGLLAGNLNCDSPRKDIAALRDGRLRILTDHHKNFGRAYTAINGISMSGSNAHVLLYGHYKSKDHSRYKTNIPRLVFLSGRQESSVNKIIQDLKSRSVDPEEIALLHNIHKNRISGHLGRGFILLDTNEKNETICLHEKLNYFDDAKRPLWFVYSGMGSQWAGMGAQLMRIPIFAAAIEKCRRVLEPKGVDIVHIITSEDKTIFDNILNSFVGIAAIQIGLTDVLRALEIVPDKIIGHSVGELGCAYADGCFTAEEMILAAYSRGLVSVQTPFIRGSMAAVGVGYEKISKMCPPEIEVACHNGPDSSTISGPADIMKEFVAQLTAKEIFAREVPCSNIAYHSRYIADAGPGLLKYLGEVIKSPKARSERWVSTSVPQDKWNEPIAKYSSAEYHTNNLLNSVLFAETSTLIPANAVVVEIAPHGLLQAILKRSLPESCKHVPLTRRGHPDNAQFLLEAIGNLYMEGYSPQVQELYPKVEFPVSTETPMLSHLLEWAHHESWTVPLYVTANRKTAASCTHVLSIHDDEQRYLRGHVIRETNSYPFAATLVAVWDTLAMVLGVPKKQLSVQFHDVHLHSQPNLHDQRQLRLNVTIHRGKGQFEVLDDNIKVASGFIISEIDKDLSPKEQIKSEEVLALKSKDIYALLDARDYNYSEEFNSIYNANLSLTKAHLLWKNNWVTLIDGIIQLNALRRSHESVSQPYYIRRIAIDVEKHSKSNTVVVDDMNIISAEVCEVMESTRCGGVLIENIKFYDMPSINKEQIALKALKFIPHVSTNNFDEKSALCVFLQIISENVNKKVINIGHIIEYKDQINLITIQEIIKIINNFFPEIKIDLLQISREDFTKKPDGFIGNIDVLMINNLAADDKMCQVLHRVLSRDTFLINKEECIDLSTMRPSQLYHCVCAHTFGSSRMELNLWRPSDVTVGTSAVTVFSQADLIKLSSQLSTLPLKHRIVILTSYPAFGGLKDMVKELRKNRKINLVIVNHKLLEEQSLEQMPFTDLATNILDHGIWGGEYYLPLQESIAKGKEMALEMTRLGDLDSIQWIEVTGSSHPGIPVKVQYAGLNDAYIKKVLGVAAKEHKDNKKLVEYDFSGTTDREERVMGIVQEESINACVNAKPELLWPVPKHWTLEDAATVPLAYCLAFYCLCFKSRFYRGNSILVHGGTGALGQAIISIALAHDCDIYTTVSDIKKKMFLLSLFPELKEDHIGYSRDASFRDMILKGTHGKGCDIVITSVKGDLRNTSIGCCKLFGCIVDTSIVLNNEDYTFGMFHLSKAITYSTQKFSSLFEPTKVNELKMLQVMVSEGIARGYVRPLSRVVYAAGDASRALRLQAGSRHLGRVLLHLEEDVVTVRFSYSRINCSSDRLQLLLSENDVLGIQFADRLISRGARKLALHCSNKSNSVLLKLRTWEKQGVQYTVSYGNQWNENIFNLLNSKTPEVVEGIYCILNSNAQNEQNIKCLEHLTLAIRRSSWPIKYFAIIDARNEVSDIIKLTKPHDQFTTIKLPSLKNVRKLFFYVGNKEYFSIGHAIDAIEKALCYKERVIAAHRTRKPMGTLLQELANLADFSISNVTTREATLKDLGMDLSKSHIVRAYLRDFHCILLDEGIIPILTVKKILELEDKMSKKVLEDSEGLKTFFSHIDPDELLATTEMVFLPTLTACTALRDNEFDVSQTYLCVVPGVEGLHVRFHELCERLKLPALVLQPGVERPHETIQEMAQRYAKILLNKIQLKKRFYLLGYESGVLVALEMAAILEDHGLTGAIFCIGGAPENILEKFEEKLAIFETEESLQVAVATHMFMLMNKDENPEDLKNILKTISTWKEKVTLCVQKLLGRIDHSIQYAKEFIEAAYARILQVRNYSSEPRLLRSLLISIRPRSSGSNHVGALSLQNHSQQKVVEYELQAPLAYAAQDLRCAAIVNRHLGVDILEEFDKRNLCESYIINADSFMTTAEVDVGQ; encoded by the exons AACCGTGAAGTTAAGTATGGATGGTAAGACCAAATCGTTTGATACTGAAGCTGCTGGATGTGTTATGGCTGAGGCAATCAACATCCTTTTTATTCAGAAAGCTAAGGATGCTCTTAG aatTTACACCGAAGTCGTGCATGTGAAATGTAGATTTACATCCATTCTACAAGACGAACAAGAAGGTCCAAAGTATGGTTTCTATAGGGATCCTGAAAACATGGCCAACTTTATAAATACTTTCTATGATGAAACACAAATACCGCCTCAAGCCGTTGAATATGTAGAAGCTTTTGGTTCAG CTGTACCAGAGGCGGATAAAGCCGAACTTGAAGCAATCGAAAAAGTGTACTGTAATAACAGAAAGGATCCTCTTTTCGTGGGCAGTGTTATGTCAAATATAGGATATGGAGGAGCTGCATCAGGGATATCAGCTATTACAAAG GTTATATTGGGGTATCACTCTGGACTGCTAGCAGGAAATTTGAATTGTGACTCGCCTAGAAAAGACATAGCAGCTCTGCGTGATGGACGTTTGCGCATTCTTACTGATCATCATAAGAATTTTGGCCGAGCCTACACCGCTATTAACGGTATCTCAATGTCCGGGTCCAATGCGCATGTCCTTTTATATGGTCATTATAAATCTAAg GACCATTCGCGTTACAAGACTAATATTCCTCGTTTAGTGTTCCTATCTGGCAGACAGGAATCATCCGTGAATAAGATTATTCAAGATTTAAAATCTCGTTCTGTTGATCCCGAGGAAATAGCGcttttacataatattcataaaaacagaATTTCGGGTCATTTAGGGAGAGGATTTATTTTACTTG acacaAATGAAAAGAACGAAACCATTTGTCTTCATGAAAAGTTGAACTACTTTGACGATGCAAAGCGACCACTGTGGTTCGTATACAGTGGAATGGGATCTCAGTGGGCCGGTATGGGAGCGCAGCTCATGAGAATTCCAATATTCGCCGCAGCCATTGAAAA ATGTCGACGTGTCTTGGAACCCAAAGGAGTAGACATAGTTCATATTATTACGTCTGAAGACAAAACTATATTCGACAACATTCTCAATTCCTTTGTTGGAATTGCTGCTATTCAAATTGGACTTACAGATGTTTTACGTGCATTAGAAATTGTCCCCGACAAAATTATCG GACACAGTGTCGGTGAGCTTGGCTGCGCTTATGCAGACGGATGCTTTACAGCCGAAGAGATGATACTTGCTGCATACAGCCGAGGTCTTGTCTCTGTGCAGACTCCATTCATTCGTGGATCAATGGCAGCTGTTGGTGTAGGTTACGAGAAg aTATCTAAAATGTGTCCTCCTGAGATTGAAGTAGCTTGCCACAATGGTCCCGATTCCAGCACAATTTCTGGCCCTGCTGATATCATGAAGGAGTTCGTGGCACAACTAACCGCAAAAGAAATTTTTGCCAGGGAAGTGCCATGCTCGAACATTGCATACCACTCACGATACATAGCTGATGCAGGTCCAGGACTGCTAAAATATTTGGGCGAAGTGATAAAATCACCCAAAGCACGCAGTGAACGTTGGGTTTCTACGTCAGTGCCACAAGATAAATGGAATGAGCCGATCGCAAAATATTCTTCTGCGGAGTATCACACAAATAACTTACtt AATTCAGTGCTCTTTGCAGAGACATCGACACTCATTCCAGCAAATGCGGTGGTAGTAGAGATAGCACCTCACGGTCTTTTGCAAGCTATTCTCAAGCGTTCTCTGCCTGAATCCTGCAAACACGTGCCGCTGACAAGACGAGGGCACCCTGACAATGCACAGTTTTTATTAGAAGCCATTggaaa TCTCTACATGGAGGGATACAGTCCCCAAGTTCAAGAACTATACCCGAAAGTAGAATTTCCAGTTTCAACTGAAACACCAATGCTATCGCATCTCTTAGAATGGGCGCATCATGAATCTTG GACGGTACCATTGTATGTGACAGCAAACAGAAAAACTGCAGCTTCATGTACTCATGTCCTATCAATCCATGATGACGAGCAACGATACTTGAGAGGGCATGTGATAAGAG AAACAAACTCATACCCCTTCGCTGCTACTCTAGTGGCAGTGTGGGATACATTAGCCATGGTACTGGGAGTTCCAAAGAAACAACTGTCAGTCCAGTTCCATGATGTGCATCTACACTCACAACCCAATCTCCACGACCAAAGGCAATTGCGACTGAATGTTACTATACATAGAGGAAAAGGCCAATTCGAG GTCTTAGACGACAATATTAAAGTTGCGAGCGGTTTTATTATCAGCGAAATAGACAAAGATTTATCACCAAAGGAACAAATTAAGTCTGAGGAAGTTTTGGCACTAAAATCAAAAGATATTTATGCTTTATTGGACGCTAGAGACTACAATTACTC GGAGGAGTTTAATAGTATTTACAATGCTAACTTGTCATTAACTAAAGCTCACCTGTTGTGGAAAAACAATTGGGTGACATTAATTGATGGTATAATACAACTGAATGCACTTAGGCGCAGTCATGAAAGCGTTTCGCAACCTTATTACATTAGGAGAATTGCAATTGATGTTGAAAAGCATTCGAAAAGTAACACGGTAGTTGTTGATGATATGAATATCATATCGGCCGAAGTGTGTGAAGTGATGGAGAGTACcag aTGTGGTGGTGTATTAATTGAAAACATCAAGTTCTACGACATGCCATCAATAAACAAAGAACAGATTGCTTTAAAAGCATTAAAATTTATTCCTCACGTCTCTACCAACAATTTCGAC GAAAAATCGGCTTTGTGTGTATTTTTGCAAATCATATctgaaaatgtaaataaaaaggtGATCAATATCGGCCATATTATTGAATACAAagatcaaattaatttaataacaattcaagaaattattaagatcattaataatttcttccCTGAAATTAAGAtagatttattacaaattagtCGGGAAGATTTCACTAAGAAGCCTGATGGTTTCATTGGAAATATTGATGTATTAATGATAAACAATTTAGCTGCTGATGATAAA ATGTGCCAAGTGCTACATAGGGTACTCAGTCGCGATACTTTCCTCATCAATAAAGAGGAGTGTATAGATTTGTCGACTATGCGTCCTTCTCAACTGTATCACTGTGTGTGTGCCCATACTTTTGGTTCTTCACGGATGGAACTAAATTTGTGGCGACCTTCTGATGTTACGGTCGGTACGAGTGCTGTTACCGTATTTTCACAAGCTGACCTCATCAAACTGTCTTCTCAATTATCCACACTTCCCCTTAAGCATAGAATTGTAATATTGACTTCATATCCAGCTTTCGGTGGATTAAAAGATATGGTTAAAGAGCTTAgaaaaaatcgaaaaattaaTCTTGTGATTGTCAATCacaaattattagaagaacaaAGTTTGGAACAAATGCCGTTCACAGATTTGGCTACAAATATTTTAGACCAC gGTATTTGGGGTGGAGAATATTACTTGCCACTTCAAGAAAGTATAGCTAAAGGCAAAGAAATGGCTCTGGAAATGACACGGTTGGGAGATTTAGACTCTATTCAATGGATAGAAGTGACAGGATCCAGTCATCCGGGAATCCCAGTAAAA GTCCAATATGCAGGTCTCAACGATGCGTATATAAAGAAAGTTTTAGGAGTTGCTGCAAAAGAACACAAGGATAATAAGAAGCTGGTTGAATATGATTTTAGTGGTACCACTGATAG agAAGAACGTGTGATGGGTATCGTGCAAGAAGAATCAATCAATGCCTGTGTTAATGCAAAGCCTGAACTACTATGGCCTGTGCCTAAACATTGGACTTTGGAGGATGCAGCTACTGTTCCTTTAGCTTACTGTCTGGCGTTCTATTGTCTT TGCTTCAAAAGTAGGTTTTACCGTGGCAACAGTATTCTTGTGCATGGAGGCACAGGAGCTTTGGGTCAAGCGATCATCTCTATCGCACTGGCACATGATTGCGACATTTATACTACAGTGAGcgatattaagaaaaaaatgttcttgCTCAGTCTTTTTCCGGAACTTAAAG AGGATCACATCGGATATTCTCGTGATGCCAGTTTTAGAGATATGATTCTTAAAGGCACACATGGAAAAGGGTGTGATATTGTTATAACTTCAGTCAAAGGAGACCTAAGAAAC ACTTCCATAGGGTGCTGCAAACTATTTGGATGCATTGTTGATACTTCTATTGTACTCAATAATGAAGATTATACCTTTGGAATGTTTCATTTGTCTAAAGCCATTACTTATAGTACACAGAAGTTTTCTTCATTGTTCGAGCCAACAAAAGTAAACGAGTTGAAA ATGCTACAAGTAATGGTCAGCGAAGGAATAGCTCGCGGCTACGTGCGCCCACTGTCTCGCGTGGTATACGCGGCGGGTGACGCTTCACGTGCTCTGCGCCTTCAAGCTGGCAGCAGACACTTGGGTCGAGTGCTTCTTCATTTGGAAGAGGAT GTTGTTACAGTTCGTTTCTCTTATTCTAGGATTAACTGCTCGTCCGATCGATTGCAGCTGTTGTTATCAGAAAACGATGTTTTGGGGATACAATTTGCCGACAGGTTGATAAGCCGAGGAGCTAGAAAACTAGCTTTGCACTGCTCCAATAAGTCAAATAGTGTTTTGTTAAAACTGAG GACCTGGGAGAAACAAGGAGTTCAATATACAGTATCATACGGAAATCAAtggaatgaaaatatttttaatttattaaacagcAAGACGCCAGAAGTTGTTGAAGGAatatattgcattttaaattctaatgctcaaaatgaacaaaatattaaatgcttAGAGCATTTAACTTTAGCCATCCGAAGATCAAGTTGGCctataaa GTATTTTGCTATTATCGATGCTAGGAACGAAGTAAGCGATATCATAAAACTAACGAAGCCGCACGATCAATTCACAACAATAAAACTGCCATCTTTGAAAAACGTAAGAAAATTGTTT tTCTATGTtggaaataaagaatatttttcaatCGGCCATGCTATTGATGCCATTGAAAAAGCTTTATGTTACAAAGAACGCGTTATAGCTGCACATCGTACTCGCAAACCTATGGGCACCTTGTTACAAGAGTTAGCTAATTTAGCTG ATTTCTCAATTTCCAATGTAACGACTCGAGAGGCAACACTCAAAGATCTGGGAATGGATCTGTCAAAATCGCACATTGTAAGAGCGTATTTGCGCgattttcattgtattttaCTGGATGAAGGTATCATACCAATATTAACAGTGAAAAA AATATTGGAATTAGAGGATAAGATGTCTAAAAAAGTGTTAGAAGATTCTGAAGGTTTGAAAACATTCTTTTCCCACATTGATCCGGATGAGCTCTTAGCAACTACGGAAATGGTGTTTTTACCAACACTAACTGCGTGTACTGCGTTG agAGATAATGAATTTGACGTAAGTCAAACATACTTGTGTGTAGTACCGGGTGTAGAAGGCCTACACGTACGCTTCCATGAACTATGCGAGCGGCTCAAGTTACCAGCGTTAGTATTGCAGCCAGGAGTAGAACGACCACACGAGACTATACAAGAAATGGCACAAAGATATGCTAAG ATTCTCCTAAACAAGATCCAATTGAAGAAGCGGTTCTATCTTCTGGGATATGAAAGTGGCGTTTTGGTTGCTTTGGAAATGGCAGCGATTCTTGAAGATCATG GTTTAACTGGTGCAATATTCTGCATTGGCGGTGCACCGGagaatattttagaaaaatttgAAGAAAAACTAGCTATATTTGAAACAGAAGAATCGCTGCAAGTGGCTGTAGCAACTCATATGTTTATGTTGATGAATAAAGATGAAAACCCCGAAGATTTGAAAAATATCCTAAAGACCATCTCCACATGGAAAGAAAAAGTAACCTTGTGTGTGCAGAAACTCCTGGGACGAATTGACCATTCTATTCAGTATGCCAAAGAATTCATTGAAGCGGCATACGCAAGAATATTACAAGTACGGAATTACAGTTCAGAGCCACGTCTACTTCGCTCCCTCCTGATATCTATTCGACCACGGTCATCGGGGTCTAATCATGTTGGGGCCCTTTCTTTACAAAATCATTCGCAACAAAAAGTGGTGGAGTATGAATTGCAAGCTCCTCTGGCGTATGCAGCTCAAGATTTACGTTGCGCCGCCATTGTGAACCGCCATTTAGGCGTTGACATTCTGGAAGAATTTGATAAGAGAAACTTGTGCGAAAGTTACATTATAAACGCAGATTCATTTATGACCACTGCTGAAGTTGAtgttggacaataa